Proteins from one Acidobacteriota bacterium genomic window:
- a CDS encoding tetratricopeptide repeat protein: MSSASVLSVVLLMASVLGVGGSAHRKTEAGNEAYNSGDLESALRSYTDAQTDSPEAPELFYDIGNVLYRQGDFEGAAESYRRSLLSSPSTELEAAASFNLGNARFEQQEWPGAIEAYERALRAAPGDAPTQRNLELAVRAMQAQEQQSDQQPSDDPSDSEDGEQEPQQGQGDSQEGEDESRSDEEQDGEQQDPSSSEDQTSEDESQDSQESGEPSDSGDEQGQGGQSEQGESESGEGEAGKGQSAAGEMSEKEAERLLDGVAALEQENLKEHRKSKVRSKGKNREKDW; encoded by the coding sequence ATGAGTAGCGCGTCTGTCCTCTCGGTTGTTCTGTTGATGGCCTCCGTGCTGGGAGTCGGCGGTTCGGCACACCGCAAGACCGAAGCCGGCAATGAGGCCTATAACTCGGGAGATCTGGAATCCGCACTGCGTTCGTACACCGATGCGCAGACCGATAGCCCCGAAGCGCCGGAGCTGTTCTACGACATCGGAAATGTGCTCTATCGGCAGGGGGACTTTGAAGGCGCGGCGGAGTCCTATCGGCGCTCGCTGCTTTCGTCTCCCAGCACGGAGCTCGAGGCAGCTGCGTCGTTCAATCTCGGCAACGCGCGCTTCGAGCAACAGGAGTGGCCGGGGGCGATCGAGGCCTACGAGAGGGCTCTCCGAGCGGCACCCGGGGACGCTCCCACCCAACGCAATCTGGAGCTGGCCGTGCGCGCCATGCAGGCACAGGAGCAGCAATCCGACCAGCAACCTTCCGACGATCCCTCGGATTCCGAGGATGGTGAACAGGAGCCTCAGCAGGGGCAGGGGGATTCGCAGGAGGGTGAAGACGAGTCCCGGTCGGACGAAGAGCAGGACGGCGAGCAGCAAGATCCGTCATCGTCCGAAGACCAGACGTCCGAGGATGAGTCTCAGGACTCGCAGGAGTCCGGCGAGCCGTCCGACTCCGGGGACGAACAGGGACAGGGCGGGCAGTCCGAGCAGGGTGAGTCGGAATCCGGCGAGGGAGAGGCCGGGAAAGGGCAATCCGCTGCCGGCGAGATGTCCGAGAAGGAGGCCGAACGTCTCCTGGACGGTGTCGCCGCGCTCGAGCAGGAGAACCTCAAGGAGCACCGCAAGAGCAAGGTCCGAAGTAAGGGGAAGAATCGGGAGAAGGACTGGTGA
- a CDS encoding BatD family protein, giving the protein MIRFALVILAICALVSAPVAAETFQVRTAIQPDRGIEDSQPVQLIVQIVGTVAPEVEVGVLPPMKNLRVIGGPSSQTNHSWVNGKTSSDHRLIWSLLPEGPGKAEIPAFKIRISGEEYDVGNIQFEVAASKLRNPPPPTGTAASATPDEPDIFIEARLGKNDVWVGEAVSLELSLYAAQQGVSNLNYVEQPEFEGQGMWVESDKVDPDRERQTRVLGSRRYLVYPLQRRVIVPSQAGEFDLGKYIIQLSVPVGRRDFFGFSTRSRRVIRESDPLKLRVRTLPGGAPDGFDGLVGSFSSRSSLDRAEAAVDDAVSLLLTLSGAGSLQTVQTPELRLSPDLQAFDPRVVERRFEIGNPSKSQRTWEWVLVPLTPGTLEVPAIEFPYFDPDAGEYRVARSTPIPLTVDRGTGTRDDGTTRTQLRPRRKDLHYLKRLEGGLRYADTQGRGRAYVVAAATPMVLAPLLVWFGRRQERLRQDRGLLRSRRAFSRARKALASLRKGGSQLDGATYHEQMARALVDYVADRFDRSASGMTYELAEELLASRDIDPELRREFRSVLEQCDYARFVPASSRAERREELLEQALRVVNDVERGWN; this is encoded by the coding sequence GTGATCCGATTCGCGCTCGTGATCCTCGCGATCTGTGCGCTGGTGAGCGCACCCGTCGCGGCGGAGACATTCCAGGTCCGAACGGCGATCCAGCCGGATCGCGGGATCGAGGACTCCCAGCCGGTCCAGTTGATCGTGCAGATCGTCGGGACCGTCGCGCCGGAGGTGGAGGTGGGTGTCCTTCCGCCGATGAAGAACCTGCGGGTGATCGGAGGTCCGTCATCGCAGACGAACCATTCGTGGGTTAACGGGAAGACCTCGAGCGACCACCGGTTGATCTGGTCGCTTCTACCCGAGGGACCGGGAAAGGCGGAGATCCCGGCGTTCAAGATTCGGATCAGTGGTGAGGAATACGACGTCGGCAACATTCAGTTCGAAGTGGCCGCGAGCAAGTTGCGCAATCCGCCGCCACCTACCGGGACCGCAGCATCCGCAACTCCGGACGAGCCCGACATCTTCATCGAGGCCCGCCTCGGAAAGAACGACGTCTGGGTCGGTGAGGCCGTCTCGCTTGAGCTGTCGCTCTATGCAGCACAGCAGGGCGTGTCCAACCTCAACTACGTCGAGCAGCCGGAGTTCGAGGGCCAGGGGATGTGGGTCGAGAGCGACAAGGTTGACCCTGATCGTGAGCGTCAAACACGGGTTCTCGGTAGCCGTCGATACCTCGTCTACCCGCTACAGCGCCGGGTGATCGTCCCGTCCCAGGCCGGGGAGTTCGACCTGGGCAAGTACATCATCCAGCTCTCCGTCCCGGTCGGCCGACGAGATTTCTTTGGATTCTCGACACGATCGCGACGGGTCATCCGTGAGAGTGATCCGTTGAAATTGCGTGTTCGCACCCTCCCTGGCGGAGCCCCCGACGGTTTCGACGGTCTCGTCGGCTCATTCTCGTCGCGCTCCAGCCTGGACCGCGCCGAGGCCGCCGTCGACGATGCCGTCTCGCTTCTACTCACCCTCAGCGGTGCGGGGTCGTTGCAGACCGTGCAGACGCCTGAGTTGCGACTGTCGCCCGACCTGCAGGCATTCGACCCGCGGGTGGTCGAACGTCGATTCGAAATCGGCAATCCAAGTAAGTCCCAGCGTACGTGGGAATGGGTCCTGGTGCCCTTGACTCCGGGGACTCTCGAGGTACCGGCGATCGAGTTTCCCTACTTCGATCCAGACGCCGGCGAGTACCGGGTCGCTCGTTCGACACCGATCCCGCTGACCGTCGATCGGGGTACGGGCACACGGGACGACGGCACGACGCGGACTCAACTGCGTCCTCGTCGTAAAGACCTGCACTATTTGAAGCGACTGGAGGGTGGACTGCGATACGCGGACACTCAGGGTCGTGGGCGTGCATATGTCGTTGCGGCGGCGACCCCGATGGTGCTGGCGCCACTCCTCGTCTGGTTCGGCAGACGGCAGGAGCGACTTCGTCAAGATCGCGGTCTACTGCGATCTCGACGCGCGTTCAGTCGTGCCCGCAAGGCGCTCGCCTCTCTCCGCAAAGGCGGCTCCCAGCTGGACGGTGCCACGTACCACGAGCAGATGGCCCGGGCCCTGGTGGATTACGTCGCCGACCGATTCGACCGATCCGCATCCGGAATGACCTACGAGCTCGCGGAGGAGTTACTGGCGTCTCGCGACATCGACCCCGAGTTGCGTCGGGAGTTCCGAAGTGTCCTGGAGCAGTGTGACTACGCGCGATTCGTCCCGGCGTCCTCACGGGCCGAGCGTCGAGAGGAACTGCTGGAGCAGGCGCTTCGTGTGGTCAACGATGTGGAGCGCGGATGGAACTGA